A region from the Triticum aestivum cultivar Chinese Spring chromosome 3D, IWGSC CS RefSeq v2.1, whole genome shotgun sequence genome encodes:
- the LOC123078708 gene encoding ubiquitin-conjugating enzyme E2 5A yields MASKRIQKELKDLQKDPPTSCSAGPVGEDMFHWQATIMGPSDSPYSGGVFLVTIHFPPDYPFKPPKVAFRTKVFHPNINSNGSICLDILKDQWSPALTISKVLLSICSLLCDPNPDDPLVPEIAHMYKTDRHKYESTARTWTQRYAM; encoded by the exons ATGGCGTCCAAGAGGATACAGAAGGAGCTCAAGGATCTGCAGAAGGATCCCCCCACCTCATGCAGTGCAG GTCCTGTGGGTGAAGATATGTTCCACTGGCAGGCAACAATAATGGGCCCATCTGACAGCCCATATTCTGGTGGAGTTTTCCTAGTTACTATCCACTTCCCTCCTGATTATCCTTTCAAACCACCAAAG GTGGCATTCCGCACCAAGGTGTTCCATCCAAACATCAACAGCAACGGGAGCATTTGTCTGGACATCCTCAAGGACCAATGGAGCCCCGCTCTGACTATTTCCAAG GTGCTGCTGTCCATCTGCTCCCTGCTGTGTGACCCAAACCCTGATGATCCTCTGGTTCCTGAGATCGCCCACATGTACAAGACGGACCGGCACAAGTACGAGAGCACCGCCAGGACCTGGACGCAGAGGTATGCCATGTAA